The following nucleotide sequence is from Pseudobutyrivibrio ruminis HUN009.
GTCACTGACAAATGATTTCATTTTGTCAGAAGGATGCTCAAGGCGCTTTTTCCACTTGTAAAAGCCACTACGGTTAACATCAAGTACCTTACATAAATGTTTTACAGGGAACTTGCCAGACAGTTCAAAAATTATTTCGTATTCTTGTTGTTTAAAGAAATGAACTCCTTGTCTACACCAACTCCTTTCACTTCGTATCCTTTTTTTGCTCGCAGTTCATTTGCTTTGGCTTTGATAAGTTCATCAATAAGTTCTTCTTTAGACATTGCCATATATGCATCAATATCAGCCTCTTTGGAAGAAAGCTCAGTTATATTGCTGCATTTAGATTTTTTTCCATTGATTGTTGTAGATGTAGGAACCCCAATGGATTCTTTATAAGCTCTGATGCTTGTATCCAGAAAAGTTCCTTTACAACCATATTTTTCCATTGCCTCCGCTCTGGTTAATTCATGGTTATAAATCTGGCGTCCTATGTCTAATTTTTGTTCTTTAGAGTATCGCATATAGCACCTCACTGTCTTTGATTATGTAAACAAGAATACTTTTATAAATAGATGTTACCTTTATAAAATACAGATGTCTACATAATGCGTGTAGTGTCTACTTTTACGTTACCACTTCATTTTAAATTTCGGCGTGCTTCTTCTCCTTCTTCTAGACACGCGGATTCAGCAATCTTCCTTTTCCGCGTGCTTTTCGCCCTTCTGGAAGACACGCGCTTTCGTCGTTTTCTCTTTTCCGCGTGCTTTTCGTCCTTTTAGAAGACACGCAGATTTTCACTTTGCACTAGTCAAGCAAAAGTAGACAGGTTTACGTGTTTTTACACATAGTTTCTCCACTGTAATACTCTCGATACTGTTTTGGAGTCAGATAACTCAGAGAGTAGGCAGGGCGTTCTTCATTGAAGAACACTATGTAGCTGGCAATGTCTTTTTCAATAGTGGCATTGCTTGTTATATGTAGATCACTAAATATCTCTGCCTTAATCCAACCATTAATCGCTTCCATAGCAGCATTATCAGTAGGAGTTCCCGCACGGGACATAGAGTGAATTATGTTATAAAGTGGCAGTATTTCATTAAAGTTTTTAGATGCATAAACGGACCCTTGGTCGGTATGCAGAATCATCTGAAGGTCAGGGTATTGAGATTTGATATTTATAAGCTCATTAAGGCCGCTGATATACGTTCGTCTATCTCCACGCTTTGATGACAATGAATAAGTAAGAATCTCATTGTTCCATAAATCCATATAAAGTGTTAGCTCATAGTAAACTCCACCAAGACAGAATGCGGTCATATCGCTTACAACACATTCCATTGGACCATTGATATTCATGCCACTTAATAAAAGATTTGGAAATACTTTGTATGGATCTCCTGGCTTTTTGTATCTATAATGCTTTGCAATACTTGTTATCCCAGCCGCTTTACATATCCTGTGAGCGCGTTGATCAGACATAATGAGACCTGTATCAAGTCTTATTTTTGCATTAAGCCAACGGTATCCGTGAGATGGATACTTAGCATGATATTCTTTGAACACAAGCATGTCACTGACAAATGATTTCATTTTGTCAGAAGGATGCTCAAGGCGCTTTTTCCACTTGTAAAAGCCACTACGGTTAACATCAAGTACCTTACATAAATGTTTTACAGGGAACTTGCCAGACAGTTCAAAAATTATTTCGTATTCTTGTTGTTTAAAGAAATGAACTCCTTGTCTACACCAACTCCTTTCACTTCGTATCCTTTTTTTGCTCGCAGTTCATTTGCTTTGGCTTTGATAAGTTCATCAATAAGTTCTTCTTTAGACATTGCCATATATGCATCAATATCAGCCTCTTTGGAAGAAAGCTCAGTTATATTGCTGCATTTAGATTTTTTTCCATTGATTGTTGTAGATGTAGGAACCCCAATGGATTCTTTATAAGCTCTGATGCTTGTATCCAGAAAAGTTCCTTTACAACCATATTTTTCCATTGCCTCCGCTCTGGTTAATTCATGGTTATAAATCTGGCGTCCTATGTCTAATTTTTGTTCTTTAGAGTATCGCATATAGCACCTCACTGTCTTTGATTATGTAAACAAGAATACTTTTATAAATAGATGTTACCTTTATAAAATACAGATGTCTACATAATGCGTGTAGTGTCTACTTTTACGTTACCACTTCACTTTTTCCATTTCCGCGTGTCTCCGACTAATCCTTCGACACGCAGATTTTGCAATTCTGCACTTCTGCGTGTCTATATTTCACTGCCCCGACACGAAGATTCTACAAATCTTAAATTCTGCGTGTCGCCATTACCTCTCCCTGACACGAAGATTACGCTATACTCCGTTTCTTCGTGTCTCTAATTCACATCTCCGACACGTAAATTCTACGATTCACTAATTCTTCGTGTCTTTTTTCTCTTTCATAGACACGAAGATTCCTGCTTCCTCAGAGTCTTCGTGTCTCTCACTTAAAAAATTGACACGAAAATCTCCAGCTGCACCGAATCTTCGTGTCTTTCGCTTTAAATCCAGACACGAAAATCTAGACTTCCGCCAACTCTTCGTGTCTCCGACCTTCCCTTGGTACTGGTGGCTTCGCCACAGTCCAAGTTTCAAACCTGCTTGACCACCCTATATCAGTTGGAGGGCTAGGGTCAAGAGGCGTAGCGCCGCAGGCCTTGCTCTTGACGCTAGACCGAAGGCTGATATGCTGTGGCTAGCAGGTTGAAACAAACTCTTCAGGCTAGCCAGAAAACTAGAGAAAGCCTCAACCCCTTCAATTAGCCATCACAGCAGCAAAGCCTTCCCCTGGCACTGGTGGCTTTGCCACAGTCCCAGTTTCAAACCTGCTTGACCACCCAATATCAGTTGGAGGGCTAGGGTCAAGAGGCGTAGCGCCGCAGGCCTTGCTCTTGACGCTAGGCCGATGGCTGATATGCTGTGGCTAGCAGGTTGAAACAAGCTCTTCAGACTAGCCAACAAACTCAAACAAACCACTGTCCTGCAATTAGCTTCCACATCAGCATAGCCTCTCCCCTGACAACAAAAAAGCGCCCCGCAGGGCGCAAGATATCATTATTGAATTCCTTTTAGTAGAATGTCTGCGATGTACTCCATATCAGCATCGTCATATGTCTGTGTGATTGGTAGTGGTACCAAATACTTGGAGAGCTTCTTTTCGAATGCGTTTGTGTCTTTGGATTCTTCAATCCATCTCCACCAACGTGGCACATAGATTTTATTTTCAACAAGCATCTCCCTGAGACCTTCCTTTTCAAACAAGAATGGGTAAACCATAGGGGCTCCATTTTCGAGAACTGGTTTCAGCTCGTTATACTGGCCTAATAATTCATGGAGCTTGTTGAAATTAGAAATACGTTTTTCGTTTACTGATGCCAAATCGATGCCTGACATCATTGTCTCTGTCAACTTTGACATGTAGCACATTCCTTCTACATTGATGTGCTCTTCGTTTTCTTTTGACATAGCATAGGCTTCGTTTGGCCCTGCTTCTATTGCTTTCAACAAAAAGCCTGCTGCATCGGCGCTTTCCCCTGTAGGAATATCCAAACGAGGGATATCAGCGCCAACTAAGAAAGCACCATCAGCCACGCCAAAGAATTTACGACAACTGTATGCACTTAATGTTCCACGCATTGGCTCTGTAAAAAAGCCTTGAGTATTATCAAATAGGACATGACTATGCTCTGCAATAATATCCTGCTGCATCACATGTGTCATGATGCCAAAGTAATTCGTATATACAAAGAGGGCTCTGTCATCAAATCCATCTTCAGGCTCGATAGGCATAAGCTGCTCATCAATATTATAATAACGAACTTCCACGCCGGCCTCTAAAAGACCAGCCTCTACTGTCTTACAAGTGTAGTATGGGATGTAGCAAGTTTTGTAGTTGAATGCAAGACATGCATAGGCAATGGCATTACGACCACTGTTCAACGCTACATAGTCAAAGCCTGGGAAATAATCCGTATTAATTTTATTGATTTCTAGTGGCAAGCATCCGCCATATTCCTTCTGCATATCTTTTCTCCATATACAACGGAATCCAGCCTTAATAGCCGGATTCCAAAATTATTATAATTATTTGTCGAATCTTCCTACGAAGTCCATTGTGCTGCAATCCTTCATTGGGAATTCAACTGATTCTCCTGTTGCAGCTGATTTATAAATAGCAAGAACCATTTCAAGGGCGCGACGTCCTGCCTCGCCGTTTACATATGGCTCTCTGTCGTTTTCGATAGCGTCGATAACATCACGATAGAGCTTTGTATGACCAAAGCCGTATACGTTTGGAGGAAGCTCTGAGCATTCCTTCTTAACCTGCTCTGGCTCGTCAATGTAATCTGAGAAATTCCACTCTTCAAGAAGGTTTACAGCATCGCCGCCGGCCTTAACTGTACCCTTGTCGCCGAAGATGTAAAGTGTCTCCTCGAGGTTCTTAGGAAATACGTCTGTAGTTCCTTCGATGATACCGTAGCTACCGTTTGCAAACTGAACGAGAGCGATACCAAGGTCCTCGGCCTGGATGTAGTCGTGCTTTAATCTGTCTGTCATACCTACGACACGAACAACATCATCACCCATCATCCAACGAAGAAGGTCGATATCGTGGATACACTGATTCATAAGTGCTCCGCCGTCCTGCTCCCATGTGCCTCTCCATGAAGCGCGGTCATAGTATTCGTGGTCACGAGCCCAGCGAATGTGAGCTGTACCGTATAAAAGACGACCAAATCTGCCCTTTTCAAGAGCTTCTCTAATCATCTGGATTGACTTGTTAAATCTGTTCTGGTGGCAAGCACAAACCTTAACACCTTTCTTGTGTCCTGCTTCGATGATTTTATCTGCATCTGCAAGTGAAAGAGCAATTGGCTTTTCGATGATAACGTTGCAGCCAGCCTCGATACAATCGAGGGCAATCTGTGCATGCTTACCTGACTCTGTAGCGATTGCTACAAGCTCTGGCTTCATCTCCTCAAGCATCTTTTTGTAATCTGTGTATTGCTTAACATAGCTTGCATCAAGATCGAACTTCTTGATTTTATCTTCTGTGTTTTTAAGGTCAAGGTCGCAAAGTGCAACTAAATCAAGGCCTGTTTTCTGTGATGCTACTACGTGGTTTGGTGAAATACGTCCGCATCCAATAATTGCATATCTCATTACTATTTCCTCCTTTATGCTGTGATGATTTCTTACGCTCACAAGCCCTTGTACTCTTTTTTGAACTATGAAACGTTCTACAAAAGAGCACTAGGAGCTTGTTAGCTAGAAATCAGCCTAGCTTTCCTTTTTCAAAAGACTATACGATACGAGATACGTATAGTATGGTGTCATGTATTTATAGAACATATCGATGCCCAAGTCCATAAACACAAATGAAATCATAAATGAAAATATTATCAACTTTGCCATTTTGTTTTTGGTAAAGAATGATTTAATGATTAGGTAAACTGGGAACCAGTAATACATTATAAACCCAAAGATTCCAAAAGAGAATAATAGCTCGAGGAAATTCATGTGGGTGTGAATGTTTCGGTATGCAATAACTGTTCCTTCGTTTGGTCTGTACTCTTCAAGCAATGAATATGGCATTTGCTTGAATGCATAGAAGCCGTGGCCGAAAATTGGGTGTTCCCAGAAATGCTCCTTCACCGCAGCGATAACTGCCATTCGCTGTCCTGTGCTGGTGTGCAAATCGTATTCTGTAGCGCCGATTCCTGAAAACATTTCAACGATTCTATCTCCGATGATTCCATATAACGCTGGAATCAACATAATAGCTGCTGAACCTGCCACAGCAATAACTACAAGGATTAGAATGTTTCTTCTAACTGTCTTTTTATCTTTTGCCGAACCGAGAAGCATAATTGCAAATACAAGTACGATTGGAAGCACTGACGATTTTGAACCAGATGCTACAATCTGGAATATTGCGAGCAAAACTCCTGGCAAATGCTTTTTGAACTGTCTATTAATGATTACCTGATACAAAAGTGGAATCAACATAACCAATAGCAGATTTCCTGTATCAACACATGTGCCTGCTGGTGTAGCACCAACGCGGGATGTCATGCCTTCTAGCCATTCGCCCCACACCGGATCAAAGATAAGGCTTGTAATAAGCGTAGCCACTATGACGATGTTGCCGGCCCAAGAAATCACATCAAGCATATCCTCTTTGTTGTGGAAGAGAATAATCATAATAAAAATAGCAGGAACAACTGTCAGAATGTGGTACTGACGGCTGTACATATCAGTGTAAACGCCAAGTTTGAAATGACCATATATAAATACTAGTACTGAAAAAGCTATAAGCCATACCATAGCTGGATTCAGTAAAGCCTGTTTTGTTGTATTTTTATCCTTTACAAAAAGAAGAAAACACCAGGCTGCCCCAAGAACATTTGCCACTACATTGGCAAGCACGTATTGCATTCCAAGGGCAATACCAAGGTCGCATCGAGCATACACGATAGCAGCTACCATTATTATGGATATTAGCCTTTTATGTTTGTAAATCTTATCCATCATAATCTCCATTAATTAAAAACAAAAACGTTTGGCGCTGATTTGAACCAAACAAGGCGAGCTCCAGCTTCGCTTAAATAAGCTGCCAAAGCTCCCGCTGTATAGTTAGGGCTGGTCATGATTGCATCTGTCGTATCGAAGATTGCAACTTCTGGATTGACCAACTCGTAAAAACCTGTTTCAGTAGGCATGCTATTATTGCCATGGTGTCCGCATTGAAGAATATCTGCCTTCAATTCATCACCATAAGTTTCAACTAAATAGTTTGCCATGTATTCGCTATGGCAATCACCGC
It contains:
- a CDS encoding O-antigen ligase family protein, with protein sequence MVAAIVYARCDLGIALGMQYVLANVVANVLGAAWCFLLFVKDKNTTKQALLNPAMVWLIAFSVLVFIYGHFKLGVYTDMYSRQYHILTVVPAIFIMIILFHNKEDMLDVISWAGNIVIVATLITSLIFDPVWGEWLEGMTSRVGATPAGTCVDTGNLLLVMLIPLLYQVIINRQFKKHLPGVLLAIFQIVASGSKSSVLPIVLVFAIMLLGSAKDKKTVRRNILILVVIAVAGSAAIMLIPALYGIIGDRIVEMFSGIGATEYDLHTSTGQRMAVIAAVKEHFWEHPIFGHGFYAFKQMPYSLLEEYRPNEGTVIAYRNIHTHMNFLELLFSFGIFGFIMYYWFPVYLIIKSFFTKNKMAKLIIFSFMISFVFMDLGIDMFYKYMTPYYTYLVSYSLLKKES
- a CDS encoding Gfo/Idh/MocA family protein, which translates into the protein MRYAIIGCGRISPNHVVASQKTGLDLVALCDLDLKNTEDKIKKFDLDASYVKQYTDYKKMLEEMKPELVAIATESGKHAQIALDCIEAGCNVIIEKPIALSLADADKIIEAGHKKGVKVCACHQNRFNKSIQMIREALEKGRFGRLLYGTAHIRWARDHEYYDRASWRGTWEQDGGALMNQCIHDIDLLRWMMGDDVVRVVGMTDRLKHDYIQAEDLGIALVQFANGSYGIIEGTTDVFPKNLEETLYIFGDKGTVKAGGDAVNLLEEWNFSDYIDEPEQVKKECSELPPNVYGFGHTKLYRDVIDAIENDREPYVNGEAGRRALEMVLAIYKSAATGESVEFPMKDCSTMDFVGRFDK
- a CDS encoding IS3 family transposase, which codes for MRSERSWCRQGVHFFKQQEYEIIFELSGKFPVKHLCKVLDVNRSGFYKWKKRLEHPSDKMKSFVSDMLVFKEYHAKYPSHGYRWLNAKIRLDTGLIMSDQRAHRICKAAGITSIAKHYRYKKPGDPYKVFPNLLLSGMNINGPMECVVSDMTAFCLGGVYYELTLYMDLWNNEILTYSLSSKRGDRRTYISGLNELINIKSQYPDLQMILHTDQGSVYASKNFNEILPLYNIIHSMSRAGTPTDNAAMEAINGWIKAEIFSDLHITSNATIEKDIASYIVFFNEERPAYSLSYLTPKQYREYYSGETMCKNT